Genomic window (Streptomyces liliiviolaceus):
GTCGCGTTGCAGTAGGCGACGACGGCGGCGACGCCCAGCGCGAGGAGCAGCCCGGATCCCGCGGCCCGTGCCGCGGGCCCCAGCGCGGCGAAGATCCCCGCACCGACCATCGAGCCGAGGCCGATGACCACGGCGTCCCCGACGCCGAGCGTCCGCCGCAACTCCGCCGCGCCGTTCGCGGATCCAGCCCCGGATCCAGCACCGGACGTGGACGCGGACCCGGACGCGGACGCGGACCCGGATTCGGACGAACCCGGACGGGCCGGCTCGGACTGTGTCATGAACCGCACCCTACTGATCAGTGCAACCGGCCACCGTCGCGCAGACGTCCTCCTCAGCAACAAGGAACGAACAGAAGAGCGAAACGCAGAACGGCAAGAAACAGCCGAGAGCGGTATGACCACAGCCTTGTGCGAGCAAGATCACAGCACAGGTACAGCACGAAGGGGCAGGTTCACGGCATGGGCATCATCAGCTGGATCATTCTGGGGCTGCTGGCCGGAGCCATCGCCAAATTCCTGCTGCCGGGACGCGACCCCGGCGGCTTCATCGGCACGACACTGATCGGCGTCGCGGGCGCCTTCATCGGCGGGTGGATATCCGCCCGCTGGCTGGACCACCCGATCTCCAAGGACTTCTACGACGGAGCCACCTGGGCCGCCGCGATCGGCGGCGCGCTGGTTCTGCTGATCGGCTACCGCATCCTGTTCGGCAACTCGCGCGACTGAGTGCGCGCCCCCGAGGCCGCAGCCGGCAGGCGAGAAGGGTGGGCACCCGAGGTGCCCACCCTTTCTCGTACGCGCGGCCGGCGTCCGTGGAACGACCGGCACGTCACCGGTAGTTGACGAACTGCAGCGCGAAGTCGAAGTCCTTGCCCTTGAGCAGGGCCTGCACGGCCTGCAGGTCGTCACGGCTCTTCGAGCTGACCCGCAGCTCGTCGCCCTGCACCTGAGCCTTCACGCCCTTCGGGCCCTCGTCGCGAATGATCTTCGCGACCTTCTTCGCGTTGTCCTGGGAGATGCCTTCCTCGATCGAGGCGAAGATCTTGTACTCCTTGCCGGAGAGCTGCGGCTCACCGGCGTCCAGCGCCTTCAGCGAGATACCGCGCTTGACCAGCTTGGTCTCGAACACGTCGAGGATGGCCTTCACCCGCTCCTCGGAGTTCGCCTCCATGAGGATCTTCTCGCCGGACCAGGAGATGGAGGCGCCCACGTTCTTGAAGTCGTAGCGCTGCGAGATCTCCTTGCCGGCCTGGTTGAGGGCGTTGTCGACCTCCTGCCGCTCGACCTTCGAGACGATGTCGAAACTGGAGTCGGCCATGTCCTGTGGCTCCTTGTATCGGGGTGCGTAGTGGCGGCCGCCGAACCCGCTTCGGTCCCGGGCCGCATCCGCATAAGCCTAGCCACCCCCTCCCCTCCGAGCACCGATCAATCGAGTGGCGAAGCACCCCCGGGCATCGGGTATCGTTTACGTCGTTGCCACGGAGCGCCGCCGAAAGACGGTTCGAACGGCAGCAACCCCGGCGGTGTGCCCGAGCGGCCAAAGGGAGCAGACTGTAAATCTGCCGGCTCAGCCTTCCCAGGTTCGAA
Coding sequences:
- a CDS encoding GlsB/YeaQ/YmgE family stress response membrane protein, which translates into the protein MGIISWIILGLLAGAIAKFLLPGRDPGGFIGTTLIGVAGAFIGGWISARWLDHPISKDFYDGATWAAAIGGALVLLIGYRILFGNSRD
- a CDS encoding YajQ family cyclic di-GMP-binding protein, with amino-acid sequence MADSSFDIVSKVERQEVDNALNQAGKEISQRYDFKNVGASISWSGEKILMEANSEERVKAILDVFETKLVKRGISLKALDAGEPQLSGKEYKIFASIEEGISQDNAKKVAKIIRDEGPKGVKAQVQGDELRVSSKSRDDLQAVQALLKGKDFDFALQFVNYR